A genome region from Cryptosporidium parvum Iowa II chromosome 8, whole genome shotgun sequence includes the following:
- a CDS encoding DNA-3-methyladenine glycosidase (similar to bacterial enzyme) has translation NYHSMKFNYTERELEVLKLRDEKMKKIIEEIGYIDREYIDDLFQGLFYIIIGQQVSQKAQVSIWNKAKTTLKSIDPETISNYSLEEIRKVGVSLKKATFIKGIAEKIINKEIDLNLLHEKDDEEVCEELTKLNGIGVWSAEMAMIFCMNRKNVFSFSDIAIKRALKMIYGHKEITKEIFEHYRELFSPYCSIVSLYLWEISNGDYKDKLSKKNVKLY, from the coding sequence AATTATCATTCAATGAAATTCAATTATACAGAAAGAGAACTAGAGGTATTAAAGTTAAGGGAtgagaaaatgaaaaaaattattgaagaaattggtTACATTGATAGAGAATATATTGATGATCTCTTTCAAGGATTGTTTTACATAATAATAGGTCAGCAAGTTTCTCAGAAAGCTCAAGTTAGTATTTGGAACAAAGCTAAGACAACCCTAAAAAGCATTGACCCTGAAACTATTTCCAATTATTCTTTGGAGGAAATTAGGAAAGTAGGTGTAAGCCTCAAAAAAGCAACATTTATTAAGGGTATTgcagaaaaaataattaataaagagaTCGACTTAAATTTACTTCATgaaaaagatgatgaagaagttTGCGAAGAACTAACTAAACTAAATGGAATAGGAGTTTGGAGCGCAGAAATGGCAATGATATTTTGTATGAATAGGAAAAACGTATTTAGTTTTTCAGACATTGCAATAAAAAGAGCGCTGAAAATGATCTATGGACATAAAGAAATTACTAAGGAAATATTTGAACATTATAGAGAATTGTTTTCCCCATATTGTTCAATAGTTAGCCTTTATTTGTGGGAAATTTCTAATGGAGATTATAAAGATAAATTGTCCAAGAAGAATGTAAAGTTATATTAA